A single window of Kitasatospora sp. HUAS MG31 DNA harbors:
- a CDS encoding MFS transporter — protein MSPPTTGPTITPQPPTGPDRRHRLLVLAICCFSLFIVGLDNTVVNVALPSIQRELDAPASGLQWIIDAYTLVLASLLMLSGSVADRIGRRRVFRTGLLVFVLGSLLCSLAPSLGWLVSFRVVQAVGGSMLNPVAMSIITNTFTDRRERAQAIGVWSGVVGLSMALGPLIGGFLVNSAGWQSIFLINIPVGLAAFVLARRHIPESRAPHPRRLDPVGQVLMLLLLGCGTAAIIEGPGYGWTSPLILALAAVALTSLVLLPLWERRVAEPLIDPRFFHSAPFTGATLTAVCAFAALGGFLFVNTLYLQVVRGYSPVQAGLWTLPMAVMTLIAAPLSGRIVGRSGPRLPLVAAGTALAASGLLLTRLAADSPPTLLIVSYALFGLGFGLVNAPITNAAVSGMPLAQAGVAAAVASTSRQVGQSLGVAVIGTVVVSSVAGPVATGLAPASHAGWWIVTGLGLTLVLLGLVTTTAWAEGTAARVADRLDPEGAGVRNGGVERLR, from the coding sequence ATGAGCCCGCCGACGACCGGACCGACCATCACACCGCAGCCGCCCACAGGGCCCGACCGGCGCCACCGCCTGCTGGTCCTGGCGATCTGCTGCTTCAGCCTGTTCATCGTCGGCCTGGACAACACGGTGGTGAACGTCGCGCTGCCGTCCATCCAGCGGGAACTGGACGCCCCGGCCTCCGGCCTGCAGTGGATCATCGACGCGTACACCCTGGTGCTCGCCTCGCTGCTGATGCTCTCGGGCTCGGTCGCCGACCGGATCGGACGGCGCCGGGTCTTCCGGACGGGCCTGCTGGTCTTCGTGCTCGGCTCACTGCTGTGCAGCCTCGCGCCCAGCCTAGGCTGGCTGGTCTCCTTCCGCGTGGTGCAGGCCGTCGGCGGGTCGATGCTCAACCCGGTGGCGATGTCGATCATCACCAACACCTTCACCGACCGCCGTGAACGGGCCCAGGCGATCGGCGTCTGGAGCGGTGTCGTCGGACTGTCCATGGCCCTCGGCCCGCTGATCGGCGGCTTCCTGGTGAACAGCGCCGGCTGGCAGTCGATCTTCCTGATCAACATCCCGGTCGGCCTGGCCGCCTTCGTCCTGGCCCGCCGCCACATCCCGGAGTCCCGGGCACCGCACCCCCGCCGGCTGGACCCGGTCGGCCAGGTGCTGATGCTGCTCCTCCTCGGCTGCGGCACCGCCGCCATCATCGAGGGCCCCGGCTACGGCTGGACCTCGCCGCTCATCCTGGCCCTGGCCGCCGTCGCGCTGACCTCGCTGGTCCTCCTCCCGCTGTGGGAGCGCCGGGTCGCCGAGCCGCTGATCGACCCCCGCTTCTTCCACAGCGCCCCCTTCACCGGTGCCACCCTCACCGCGGTCTGCGCCTTCGCGGCCCTCGGCGGGTTCCTCTTCGTCAACACCCTGTACCTGCAGGTGGTCCGCGGCTACAGCCCGGTCCAGGCCGGCCTGTGGACCCTGCCGATGGCCGTCATGACCCTGATCGCCGCCCCGCTGTCCGGCCGGATCGTCGGCCGCAGCGGACCGCGGCTCCCGCTGGTCGCCGCCGGCACCGCGCTCGCCGCCAGCGGCCTGCTGCTCACCCGCCTCGCCGCGGACTCCCCGCCCACGCTGCTGATCGTCTCCTACGCGCTGTTCGGGCTGGGCTTCGGACTGGTCAACGCCCCGATCACCAACGCCGCCGTCTCCGGCATGCCGCTGGCCCAGGCCGGGGTGGCCGCGGCCGTCGCCTCCACCAGCCGCCAGGTCGGGCAGTCGCTCGGCGTCGCCGTGATCGGCACCGTGGTCGTCTCCTCCGTGGCCGGCCCGGTCGCCACCGGCCTCGCCCCGGCCAGCCACGCGGGCTGGTGGATCGTCACCGGCCTGGGCCTGACCCTCGTCCTGCTCGGCCTGGTCACCACCACCGCCTGGGCGGAGGGCACCGCGGCCCGGGTCGCGGACCGCCTCGACCCCGAAGGGGCCGGGGTACGGAACGGCGGTGTCGAACGGCTACGATGA
- a CDS encoding poly-gamma-glutamate hydrolase family protein, with protein sequence MSAPEEADGRGPKVADGRGPVFRTPERFGSNTLLYADPALTEGLDWAVRHRSAAGDPTATAVLAPHGGALEVGTSELCLAVAGYRPEDARPAGAGPRHGYWMFEALRRNDGLHVTSAHCDDPVALALCASSRRAVSLHGCGGTGLLIVVGGRDERLARELRAAFAEAFARAEPAVAVETAADCEEHRRLNGGSPANIVNRTGTGRGAQLELSAGLRRAVFGDPDSAEGRRRTYGRRADGGADPVAGYLWHGFVGAVRTAIVRAAVVRADAAERVPAEVVERPS encoded by the coding sequence ATGAGCGCACCGGAGGAGGCGGACGGGCGCGGACCGAAGGTGGCGGACGGGCGCGGGCCGGTGTTCCGTACGCCGGAACGTTTCGGCTCCAACACCTTGCTGTACGCCGATCCGGCACTCACCGAGGGCCTGGACTGGGCCGTCCGCCACCGCTCCGCCGCCGGCGACCCCACCGCGACGGCGGTGCTCGCCCCGCACGGCGGCGCCCTGGAGGTTGGGACGAGCGAGCTCTGCCTGGCCGTCGCCGGCTACCGGCCCGAGGACGCCCGCCCGGCCGGCGCCGGGCCGCGGCACGGGTACTGGATGTTCGAGGCGCTGCGCCGCAACGACGGGCTGCACGTCACCTCCGCCCACTGCGACGACCCCGTCGCGCTCGCCCTGTGCGCCAGCAGCCGGCGGGCGGTGTCGCTGCACGGGTGCGGCGGGACCGGCCTGCTGATCGTGGTGGGCGGCCGGGACGAGCGGCTCGCCCGGGAGCTGCGGGCCGCCTTCGCCGAGGCGTTCGCCCGGGCCGAACCGGCCGTCGCCGTGGAGACCGCCGCCGACTGCGAGGAGCACCGCCGGCTGAACGGCGGCAGCCCCGCCAACATCGTCAACCGGACCGGCACCGGTCGCGGCGCCCAGCTGGAACTCTCGGCGGGCCTGCGCCGGGCGGTGTTCGGCGACCCCGACTCCGCCGAGGGCAGGCGGCGGACGTACGGGCGCCGCGCGGACGGCGGCGCCGACCCGGTGGCCGGGTACCTGTGGCACGGCTTCGTGGGCGCCGTCCGCACGGCGATCGTCCGGGCCGCGGTCGTCCGAGCCGACGCTGCGGAGCGGGTACCGGCCGAGGTGGTGGAGCGACCGTCCTGA
- a CDS encoding RNB domain-containing ribonuclease has protein sequence MPRRHLRVRAAETARINTELAELRRRLEIPSAWPEEVLDEADRSAALPRLPDFDATDLPLFTVDPPGARDLDQAMHLSRRGTGYRVHYAIADVAAFVRPEGAVDAEAHRRVQTLYFPDTNVPLHPPRLSEGAASLLPGELRPALLWQIDLDSAGAVVLADLRRARVRSRRRLDYAGVQAAIDLGAADEQLDLFAEIGRLREAQEQARGGVSLPIPEQEVEPVDGGYRLAYRAPTRADGWNAQISLLTGMAAAELMLDSGVGLLRTLPAAPGTAYDRLRRVARALRVDWPDAMPYPRLIRSLNPADTAHAAFLNECTGLLRGAGYDAFDASRGVPPPANPGHAALAAPYAHCTAPLRRLGDRYAQEICAAVAGGADVPGWVRETLEAVPELMERGDRRAHEIERCCVDLVEAELLRGREGEAFEAVVIDVDERQPAVGTVQLREPAVVGKCDGADGALPLGERITVRLTSADPATRTVRFST, from the coding sequence ATGCCGCGCCGACACCTGAGGGTCCGGGCCGCAGAGACGGCCAGGATCAACACCGAACTGGCCGAGCTGCGCCGCCGCCTGGAGATCCCGTCCGCCTGGCCGGAGGAGGTCCTCGACGAGGCCGACCGGTCCGCCGCCCTGCCCCGGCTGCCCGACTTCGACGCCACCGACCTGCCCCTGTTCACCGTCGATCCACCCGGCGCCCGCGACCTCGACCAGGCCATGCACCTGAGCCGCCGCGGTACCGGCTACCGCGTCCACTACGCGATCGCCGACGTGGCCGCCTTCGTCCGGCCCGAGGGCGCCGTCGACGCCGAGGCGCACCGCCGCGTGCAGACCCTGTACTTCCCGGACACCAACGTCCCGCTGCACCCGCCACGCCTCTCCGAGGGCGCCGCCAGCCTCCTCCCCGGCGAGCTGCGGCCCGCCCTGCTCTGGCAGATCGACCTGGACTCCGCCGGCGCCGTCGTCCTCGCCGACCTCCGCCGTGCCCGGGTCCGTTCCCGTCGGCGCCTCGACTACGCGGGGGTCCAGGCGGCCATCGACCTCGGCGCCGCCGACGAGCAGCTGGACCTGTTCGCGGAGATCGGCCGGCTCCGCGAGGCCCAGGAACAGGCCCGCGGCGGAGTCAGCCTGCCGATCCCCGAGCAGGAGGTGGAGCCGGTGGACGGCGGCTACCGCCTCGCGTACCGCGCCCCCACCCGCGCCGACGGCTGGAACGCCCAGATCTCGCTGCTCACCGGCATGGCCGCGGCCGAGCTGATGCTGGACTCCGGCGTCGGGCTGCTGCGGACCCTGCCGGCCGCGCCCGGCACCGCGTACGACCGGCTCCGCCGGGTGGCCCGGGCGCTGCGCGTGGACTGGCCGGACGCCATGCCGTACCCGAGGCTGATCCGCTCGCTGAACCCGGCCGACACCGCGCACGCCGCCTTCCTCAACGAGTGCACCGGCCTGCTGCGCGGCGCCGGGTACGACGCCTTCGACGCCTCCCGGGGGGTGCCGCCGCCCGCGAACCCCGGGCACGCCGCGCTGGCCGCCCCGTACGCGCACTGCACCGCGCCGCTCCGGCGGCTCGGCGACCGCTACGCGCAGGAGATCTGCGCCGCCGTCGCGGGCGGGGCGGACGTGCCCGGCTGGGTGCGCGAGACACTGGAGGCGGTGCCCGAGCTGATGGAGCGGGGGGACCGGCGGGCCCACGAGATCGAACGCTGCTGCGTCGACCTGGTGGAGGCCGAGCTGCTGCGCGGCCGCGAGGGCGAGGCCTTCGAGGCGGTGGTGATCGACGTGGACGAGCGCCAGCCCGCAGTCGGGACGGTCCAGCTGCGCGAGCCCGCGGTGGTCGGCAAGTGCGACGGCGCCGACGGCGCGCTCCCGCTCGGCGAACGGATCACCGTCCGGCTCACCAGCGCAGACCCGGCCACCCGGACCGTCCGCTTCTCCACCTGA
- the yaaA gene encoding peroxide stress protein YaaA, with amino-acid sequence MLVLLPPSEGKAAAEAGVPVELGGLSLPGLTGAREAVLGALVELCAGDEERAAEVLGLSKGLRGEVAKNAGLLTAGALPAGEVYTGVLFDNLGLAKLDEAAYALAERSLLVFSGLWGAVRIGDRIPPYRCSMGVKLPPLGALGAYWRGVMDGVLPQVADGLVLDLRSSAYAAAWKPAGAVAARTATVRVLHEREVDGELKRSVVSHFNKATKGRLVRDLLNAGADPASPGELVDALRDLAYHVEVSAEGTARRPWQLDVVVTEIH; translated from the coding sequence GTGCTGGTCCTGTTGCCGCCGTCGGAGGGGAAGGCCGCCGCCGAGGCCGGGGTGCCGGTGGAGCTCGGGGGGCTCTCGCTGCCGGGGCTGACGGGGGCGCGTGAGGCGGTGCTGGGCGCGCTGGTCGAGCTGTGCGCCGGGGACGAGGAGCGGGCGGCCGAGGTGCTCGGGCTGAGCAAGGGGCTGCGCGGCGAGGTCGCGAAGAACGCGGGCCTGCTCACGGCGGGCGCGCTGCCGGCCGGCGAGGTGTACACCGGGGTGCTGTTCGACAACCTCGGGCTGGCCAAGCTGGACGAGGCGGCGTACGCGCTGGCGGAGCGGTCGCTGCTGGTGTTCTCGGGGTTGTGGGGCGCTGTGCGGATCGGCGACCGGATCCCGCCGTACCGGTGCTCGATGGGCGTGAAGCTGCCGCCGCTGGGCGCGCTGGGGGCGTACTGGCGGGGGGTGATGGACGGCGTGCTGCCCCAGGTGGCGGACGGGCTGGTGCTGGACCTGCGCAGCTCGGCGTACGCGGCGGCGTGGAAGCCCGCGGGGGCGGTGGCGGCGCGGACGGCGACCGTCCGGGTGCTCCACGAACGCGAGGTGGACGGGGAGCTGAAGCGGTCGGTGGTGAGCCACTTCAACAAGGCGACCAAGGGCCGGCTGGTCCGCGACCTGCTGAACGCGGGCGCCGACCCCGCCTCCCCGGGCGAACTGGTCGACGCCCTGCGCGACTTGGCCTACCACGTCGAGGTCTCCGCCGAGGGCACCGCCCGCCGCCCCTGGCAGCTCGACGTCGTCGTCACCGAGATCCACTGA
- a CDS encoding bifunctional RNase H/acid phosphatase, giving the protein MARFIVEADGGSRGNPGPAGYGAVVRDGDTGQILAEAAEYIGRATNNVAEYRGLIAGLRAAREIDPDATVDVRMDSKLVVEQMSGRWKIKHPDMQPLAAEARTVLPRGRVTYTWIPRERNKEADRLANEAMDAGKAGTQWEPRTRPEAAAPVAAAPVEEPPLQTPPPRAGWAAPADLGTPTTFVLLRHGETPLTPQKRFSGSGGSDPELSERGRWQAERAAEALAARGTVQAVVSSPMRRTRQTAEAVAMRLGLEVRIEEGLRELDFGAWEGLTFAEVQERHPADLDAWLASAKAKPTGSGESFTTLTHRTGVARDKILARYAGKTVLVVSHVSPIKTLVRLALGAPPDSLYRMELAAASFCAVQYYTDGNASLRLLNDTSHLR; this is encoded by the coding sequence GTGGCCAGGTTCATCGTCGAGGCCGACGGCGGCTCCCGGGGCAACCCGGGGCCGGCCGGCTACGGCGCCGTGGTCCGGGACGGCGACACCGGTCAGATCCTGGCCGAGGCCGCCGAGTACATCGGCCGCGCCACCAACAACGTCGCCGAGTACCGCGGACTGATCGCCGGCCTGAGGGCCGCCCGGGAAATCGACCCGGACGCCACCGTCGACGTCCGCATGGACTCCAAGCTCGTCGTCGAGCAGATGTCCGGGCGCTGGAAGATCAAGCACCCGGACATGCAGCCGCTCGCCGCGGAGGCCCGTACCGTCCTCCCGCGCGGCCGGGTCACGTACACCTGGATCCCGCGCGAGCGGAACAAGGAAGCCGACCGGCTGGCCAACGAGGCCATGGACGCCGGCAAGGCCGGCACGCAGTGGGAGCCCCGGACGCGGCCCGAGGCCGCGGCACCGGTGGCGGCCGCCCCGGTCGAGGAGCCGCCGCTCCAGACCCCGCCGCCCAGGGCCGGCTGGGCAGCACCCGCCGACCTCGGCACCCCCACCACCTTCGTGCTGCTCCGCCACGGCGAGACCCCGCTCACCCCGCAGAAGCGGTTCTCCGGCAGCGGCGGCAGCGACCCGGAGCTCTCCGAGCGCGGCCGCTGGCAGGCCGAACGGGCCGCCGAGGCGCTCGCCGCCCGCGGCACCGTCCAGGCCGTGGTCAGCTCGCCGATGCGGCGCACCCGGCAGACCGCGGAGGCCGTCGCGATGCGGCTCGGCCTGGAGGTCCGGATCGAGGAGGGCCTGCGCGAGCTGGACTTCGGCGCCTGGGAGGGCCTCACCTTCGCCGAGGTCCAGGAACGCCACCCGGCGGACCTGGACGCCTGGCTCGCCTCCGCCAAGGCCAAGCCCACCGGCAGCGGCGAGTCCTTCACCACCCTCACCCACCGGACCGGCGTCGCCCGCGACAAGATCCTCGCCCGCTACGCCGGCAAGACCGTGCTGGTCGTCTCCCACGTCAGCCCGATCAAGACCCTGGTCCGGCTGGCCCTCGGCGCCCCGCCCGACTCGCTGTACCGGATGGAGCTCGCCGCCGCCTCCTTCTGCGCCGTCCAGTACTACACCGACGGCAACGCGTCCCTCCGCCTCCTCAACGACACCAGCCACCTCCGCTGA
- a CDS encoding zinc ribbon domain-containing protein — protein sequence MNAAPADQIRLLDLQAIDSRLDQLAHKRRTLPEHAEIEKATADHTALKDLVVAAQAQLGDTEREQTKAEQDVEQVRTRAARNQQRMDSGAVTSPKDLENLQHEVGSLAKRQADLEDVVLEVMERLESAQTRVTELSARLEHSTVVLREAEARRDAAFAELDADADKVKRDREAIAAVIPADLMKLYLRLREQQGGVGAARLYQRRCEGCRVEFSITDLNAIKAEPKDAVIRCENCGRILVRTGESGV from the coding sequence TTGAACGCCGCGCCCGCCGACCAGATCCGCCTGCTGGACCTGCAGGCCATCGACTCCCGCCTGGACCAGCTGGCCCACAAGCGCCGCACCCTGCCCGAGCACGCCGAGATCGAGAAGGCCACCGCCGACCACACCGCCCTCAAGGACCTGGTCGTCGCCGCCCAGGCCCAGCTCGGCGACACCGAGCGCGAGCAGACCAAGGCCGAGCAGGACGTCGAGCAGGTCCGCACCCGCGCCGCCCGCAACCAGCAGCGGATGGACTCCGGCGCGGTCACCTCGCCCAAGGACCTGGAGAACCTCCAGCACGAGGTCGGCTCGCTGGCCAAGCGCCAGGCCGACCTGGAGGACGTCGTCCTGGAGGTCATGGAGCGCCTGGAGTCCGCCCAGACCCGGGTCACCGAGCTCAGCGCCCGCCTGGAGCACTCCACCGTCGTCCTGCGCGAGGCCGAGGCCCGCCGCGACGCCGCCTTCGCCGAGCTCGACGCCGACGCCGACAAGGTCAAGCGCGACCGCGAGGCCATCGCCGCCGTCATCCCGGCCGACCTGATGAAGCTCTACCTGCGCCTGCGCGAGCAGCAGGGCGGCGTCGGCGCGGCCCGCCTGTACCAGCGCCGCTGCGAGGGCTGCCGGGTCGAGTTCTCCATCACCGACCTCAACGCCATCAAGGCCGAGCCCAAGGACGCGGTGATCCGCTGCGAGAACTGCGGCCGGATCCTGGTCCGCACGGGCGAGTCGGGCGTCTGA
- a CDS encoding Nif3-like dinuclear metal center hexameric protein — MPKLSDVIAVLEELYPPQWAESWDAVGLVCGDPDAEVGRVLFAVDPVQAVADEAAEWGAGLLVTHHPLYLRGTTTVAATGFKGRVVHGLIKNDIALHVAHTNADHADPGVSDALAEAIGLKVTGPLVADPTDPAGRRGSGRIGVLDAPVPLSAFAAQVAAGLPATATGVRVAGDPDRPISRVAVCGGAGDSFLAEARAAGVDAYVTADLRHHPVSEATEAAPVALVDAAHWATEWPWCTLAARALDAAAATRGWALETRVSTLVTDAWTAHAAMPNPALPYPA, encoded by the coding sequence GTGCCGAAACTGTCCGACGTCATCGCCGTGCTCGAAGAGCTGTACCCACCGCAGTGGGCGGAGTCCTGGGACGCCGTCGGTCTGGTCTGCGGCGACCCGGACGCCGAGGTCGGGCGGGTGCTGTTCGCCGTCGACCCGGTCCAGGCGGTGGCCGACGAGGCCGCCGAGTGGGGCGCCGGCCTGCTGGTCACCCACCACCCCCTCTACCTGCGGGGCACCACCACCGTCGCCGCCACCGGCTTCAAGGGCCGGGTGGTGCACGGCCTGATCAAGAACGACATCGCCCTGCACGTCGCGCACACCAACGCCGACCACGCCGACCCCGGCGTCTCCGACGCCCTCGCCGAGGCGATCGGCCTCAAGGTCACCGGCCCGCTGGTCGCCGACCCGACCGACCCGGCCGGCCGCCGGGGCAGCGGCCGGATCGGCGTCCTGGACGCCCCCGTCCCGCTGTCCGCCTTCGCCGCGCAGGTCGCTGCGGGCCTCCCGGCCACCGCCACCGGCGTCCGGGTCGCCGGCGACCCGGACCGGCCGATCAGCCGCGTCGCCGTCTGCGGCGGCGCCGGCGACAGCTTCCTCGCCGAGGCGCGCGCGGCCGGGGTGGACGCCTACGTCACCGCCGACCTGCGCCACCACCCGGTCTCCGAGGCCACCGAGGCGGCCCCGGTCGCCCTCGTCGACGCCGCGCACTGGGCCACCGAGTGGCCCTGGTGCACCCTGGCCGCCCGCGCCCTCGACGCCGCGGCCGCCACCCGGGGCTGGGCCCTGGAGACCCGGGTCTCCACCCTGGTCACCGACGCCTGGACGGCCCACGCCGCGATGCCCAACCCCGCGCTGCCGTACCCCGCCTGA